In one Sulfitobacter geojensis genomic region, the following are encoded:
- a CDS encoding GntR family transcriptional regulator — MSSLARTKERRTSVDVVFDDLYDAIVTLEMLPGAKISEAEIAAKFGVSRQPVRDAFSRLDNLGLLLIRPQKATEVKRFSLYEVTKSRFVRSSVEAEVLRRAADCATEADGKMLDSNLARQALAVDDGNYEEFTDLDYAFHKTLCAIAKVEFAFEVISFEKSRVDRLCRLSLSKEDRMGQLLEDHRAIAEGIKAGDRERAVEAGMLHLTRLDATIDAIFARNPEYFED; from the coding sequence ATGTCATCACTAGCACGCACCAAAGAACGCAGAACCAGCGTCGACGTTGTGTTCGATGACCTCTACGATGCTATTGTGACGCTTGAGATGTTGCCCGGTGCCAAAATCTCCGAAGCGGAAATTGCGGCAAAGTTCGGCGTGTCACGTCAACCGGTACGGGACGCTTTCAGCCGGCTCGATAACCTTGGCCTGCTGTTGATCCGGCCGCAAAAAGCAACCGAAGTGAAACGGTTCTCGCTGTACGAAGTCACCAAATCCCGCTTTGTGCGTTCCAGCGTCGAAGCCGAGGTCTTGCGGCGCGCTGCTGATTGCGCGACCGAGGCAGACGGCAAGATGCTAGACTCCAATCTGGCGCGACAAGCGCTGGCTGTTGACGATGGAAATTACGAAGAATTCACGGATCTGGACTATGCCTTTCACAAAACGCTATGCGCGATTGCAAAGGTCGAATTCGCCTTTGAGGTTATTTCCTTTGAGAAAAGCCGCGTTGACCGTTTGTGCCGTTTGAGCCTGTCCAAGGAAGACCGAATGGGCCAGCTGTTGGAAGATCACCGTGCGATTGCCGAAGGTATCAAGGCGGGTGACAGGGAACGCGCCGTTGAGGCGGGGATGCTCCACCTTACCCGGCTTGACGCAACGATTGATGCGATATTCGCACGTAACCCCGAGTATTTCGAAGACTAA
- a CDS encoding TRAP transporter substrate-binding protein, which produces MNATTRRKTLIGAALVSAMAIVGTSAGAKELRGWNIHVEDYPVSIAMESFMAEVAEKTGGEITGKTYHNGVLGSQPDAIEQIRLGIIDFGEFSLGPMGQSIPETNVVSLPFIFKSIPQMYELMDGEVGEAIGAGMMDKGMVPLGWYDAGARSFYNSVRPINTPADVEGLKVRVMSNDLFVGMVESMDGNATPMAFGEVYQSIKTGVVDGAENNPPSYESTNHFEVAKYYSLTEHLIIPECLCMSLKTWEKLTPEQQTIVKEAGQASATLQRELWQAREAASMKTVQDGGTTVNKIADKGPFQAAMAPVYQTFLAANPDLEGLVDMIRTAD; this is translated from the coding sequence ATGAATGCGACGACACGACGTAAAACGCTCATCGGGGCCGCACTGGTAAGCGCAATGGCCATCGTTGGAACATCAGCAGGCGCAAAAGAACTGCGCGGCTGGAACATCCACGTCGAGGACTATCCGGTTTCCATTGCAATGGAATCGTTCATGGCCGAAGTGGCCGAGAAAACCGGAGGTGAAATCACCGGCAAGACCTATCACAACGGCGTTTTGGGCAGCCAGCCGGATGCGATCGAACAAATTCGCCTTGGCATCATTGATTTCGGTGAATTCAGCCTTGGACCGATGGGCCAATCGATCCCTGAAACCAACGTTGTTTCCCTGCCCTTCATCTTTAAATCCATCCCGCAGATGTATGAATTGATGGATGGTGAAGTGGGCGAGGCCATCGGCGCTGGTATGATGGACAAAGGCATGGTGCCGCTTGGGTGGTACGACGCCGGGGCGCGGTCGTTTTACAACTCCGTCCGTCCGATCAACACACCCGCCGATGTTGAGGGTCTGAAAGTCCGCGTGATGAGCAACGATCTGTTTGTCGGCATGGTCGAATCCATGGATGGGAACGCGACACCGATGGCGTTTGGCGAGGTCTATCAATCCATCAAGACCGGCGTTGTAGACGGGGCAGAGAACAACCCGCCGTCTTACGAATCCACCAACCACTTCGAAGTGGCCAAGTACTATTCATTGACGGAACACCTCATCATTCCCGAATGTCTGTGCATGAGCCTGAAGACATGGGAAAAACTGACGCCGGAGCAGCAGACCATCGTGAAAGAGGCCGGTCAGGCCAGCGCGACATTGCAGCGCGAACTGTGGCAGGCGCGTGAAGCGGCAAGCATGAAAACCGTTCAGGATGGCGGCACGACCGTGAACAAAATCGCTGACAAAGGTCCGTTTCAGGCCGCAATGGCACCTGTATACCAGACGTTTCTGGCCGCGAACCCCGATCTTGAAGGTCTTGTCGATATGATCCGCACTGCGGATTAA
- a CDS encoding TRAP transporter small permease, whose amino-acid sequence MGHSSKLAKLEVATDALRKACIFIASAALVLLVSTFGWLVFGRYVLNATPTWVEQLALLLVCYIAFLGAAAGVKENTHLGVSLFRDMMPVAVQKVFMIAIDLILAGFGLVMLIAGIVLMRFGWDTLLPMLDIPESFRTLAITSCGALIFLFSGLRALVRILSFSDWHTVPQDLEI is encoded by the coding sequence GTGGGACATTCTTCCAAACTTGCCAAGCTTGAGGTGGCAACAGATGCTCTGCGCAAAGCGTGCATCTTTATCGCATCCGCAGCTTTGGTCCTGTTGGTCTCGACGTTTGGCTGGCTGGTCTTTGGCCGATATGTATTGAACGCCACGCCCACATGGGTGGAACAACTGGCCCTGCTGCTGGTGTGCTACATTGCTTTTCTGGGTGCCGCTGCCGGGGTCAAGGAAAACACCCATCTGGGCGTGTCCTTGTTTCGTGATATGATGCCCGTAGCGGTGCAAAAGGTGTTTATGATCGCTATTGATCTTATCCTTGCAGGGTTCGGTCTGGTCATGCTGATCGCGGGTATTGTCCTGATGCGATTTGGCTGGGACACGCTTTTACCGATGCTCGATATCCCCGAAAGCTTTCGCACGCTGGCCATCACATCCTGTGGCGCGTTGATCTTTCTTTTCTCCGGTTTGCGGGCCCTTGTGCGCATTCTTTCTTTCTCGGACTGGCACACAGTCCCTCAAGATCTGGAAATCTGA
- a CDS encoding TRAP transporter large permease, producing MGLTILLLTFGFFVVAGMPVAFAMGIAAASAFWYEGFPALITFQRATAGVSVFSLLAIPFFVFAGEIMLHGGIAARLVRLASALVGHLKGGLAMVNIFSSMLFGGISGSAVADISALGSLLIPVMKERGYRPDFAVNVTVTSSIAGIVIPPSHNMIIFAVAAGGGISVSKLFLAGVIPGMLMCFSLAVAAYVMAIKHKYPAEPFPGWGVVGRTAADAIPGFITAVIIVGGTLSGVFTVTESGAFGALYAVFLTKFYYRTLTWHAFVMAVTGAVRTTAMVMILIAFASSFAYLLALYQVPGKLSDLLVSISENPIIILLMINLILLVLGMIMDMAALILICTPIFLPIAKGLGMDPTQFGIMMLVNLGLGLCTPPVGTCLFVGCAVGKVKIEDALKTIWPFYLAILFALILITFVPAFSLWLPSVLG from the coding sequence ATGGGCCTGACCATTCTGCTGCTCACTTTCGGCTTTTTCGTTGTCGCCGGAATGCCTGTGGCTTTCGCGATGGGGATCGCCGCCGCTTCTGCCTTTTGGTACGAAGGGTTTCCGGCGCTCATCACTTTTCAACGGGCGACGGCGGGTGTTTCGGTGTTCTCCCTGCTGGCCATTCCGTTCTTCGTTTTCGCGGGCGAGATCATGCTGCATGGCGGCATCGCCGCGCGACTGGTGCGCCTTGCCTCTGCTCTTGTGGGTCACCTGAAAGGTGGCCTGGCGATGGTAAATATCTTTTCGTCCATGCTGTTTGGCGGCATTTCGGGCTCAGCTGTGGCAGATATTTCCGCCCTTGGTTCGCTGCTTATTCCGGTGATGAAAGAACGCGGGTATCGGCCGGATTTTGCGGTCAATGTTACGGTCACTTCCTCCATCGCGGGGATTGTCATTCCGCCAAGCCACAACATGATCATCTTTGCCGTCGCCGCCGGTGGTGGCATTTCTGTTTCCAAACTGTTTCTCGCGGGCGTTATTCCCGGCATGCTGATGTGTTTCAGCCTTGCCGTTGCGGCCTATGTCATGGCGATCAAACACAAATACCCTGCTGAACCGTTCCCCGGCTGGGGTGTCGTGGGGCGCACCGCTGCGGATGCGATTCCAGGATTTATTACCGCTGTTATTATCGTCGGTGGCACGTTGTCGGGCGTTTTCACCGTCACTGAATCCGGTGCATTTGGCGCCCTTTATGCGGTGTTTCTGACCAAGTTTTACTACCGCACCCTGACGTGGCATGCTTTTGTCATGGCCGTAACAGGCGCTGTGCGCACCACTGCGATGGTGATGATCCTGATCGCGTTTGCCTCGTCCTTTGCCTATCTTCTGGCTCTCTATCAGGTGCCGGGCAAGCTCAGCGATTTGCTGGTGTCGATCTCTGAAAACCCGATCATTATTCTGCTGATGATCAACCTGATTTTGCTGGTGCTTGGCATGATCATGGACATGGCCGCGTTGATCCTGATCTGTACGCCGATCTTCCTGCCCATCGCAAAAGGTTTGGGGATGGATCCCACGCAATTCGGCATCATGATGCTGGTGAACCTCGGGCTTGGGTTATGCACCCCGCCTGTCGGGACGTGCCTGTTCGTTGGATGTGCCGTGGGCAAGGTCAAGATCGAAGACGCGCTTAAAACGATATGGCCCTTCTATCTGGCCATCCTGTTTGCGTTGATCCTGATCACATTCGTGCCTGCGTTTTCATTGTGGCTGCCGTCAGTGCTTGGGTAA
- a CDS encoding mannitol dehydrogenase family protein, giving the protein MAIADGFSDTSQLTAKGAARPDVRIVHLGLGAFFRAHGASYLADLGGWGVLGVSLRSPAVRDALVPQDCVYTAAELTPDGIKPRQIEVLRDVLVAPENPQAVIDAIADPNVCIVSLTVTEKGYCHDPASGRLNMSHPDIVRDQTQDHPRSAIGYLVRGLHARWRAGAAPLTIMSCDNLPDNGALTRRVVLRLAQEIAPDAVDWITANCTFPSAMVDRIVPATTSTDIETLNTLVGQRDAAPVMHEPFRQWVIENEFAGDRPVFEDVGVQLVDDILPFELMKLRMLNGAHSALAYLGYLSGHNTVSEAAADPVLATYLRHLWQREIAPTLIAPPDTDLDHYAATLLERFANPAIQHKTYQIAMDGSQKLPQRLLGTILDRLNDGQDADALLLGVAGWMRFTGGIDEAGTPFDVQDPLAPALRAAQSTDPATTVRNLLALGEIFDASCAARIEPVLVRLYQGLSDHGARHMMSALTS; this is encoded by the coding sequence ATGGCGATAGCGGACGGGTTTTCCGACACCTCGCAACTTACCGCGAAAGGTGCTGCACGACCGGATGTGCGCATCGTTCACCTTGGTTTGGGGGCATTTTTTCGGGCGCATGGTGCCAGCTATCTCGCGGATCTCGGCGGTTGGGGTGTTTTGGGCGTCAGCCTGCGCAGCCCCGCCGTGCGCGACGCATTGGTGCCACAAGACTGCGTTTATACAGCCGCCGAACTGACACCGGACGGGATAAAGCCACGTCAGATCGAGGTGCTGCGCGATGTGTTGGTCGCGCCGGAAAACCCGCAAGCGGTGATCGACGCGATTGCCGATCCAAATGTCTGCATTGTCAGCCTGACCGTCACTGAAAAGGGATATTGCCACGATCCCGCAAGCGGCCGTCTGAACATGTCACATCCCGATATTGTGCGTGATCAGACGCAAGACCACCCAAGGTCCGCAATCGGATATCTGGTGCGCGGTTTGCACGCGCGTTGGCGGGCGGGGGCGGCACCGCTGACGATCATGTCTTGCGACAACCTGCCGGATAACGGCGCACTGACCCGCCGCGTTGTTCTGCGCCTTGCGCAAGAAATCGCACCGGATGCCGTCGACTGGATCACGGCAAACTGCACCTTCCCGTCAGCGATGGTCGATCGGATCGTGCCCGCGACAACATCCACGGATATTGAAACGCTTAATACGCTGGTCGGGCAGCGGGATGCCGCCCCTGTCATGCACGAACCCTTTCGCCAGTGGGTGATCGAAAATGAATTCGCCGGCGACCGCCCCGTCTTTGAAGACGTCGGTGTGCAGTTGGTCGATGACATCTTGCCGTTCGAATTGATGAAGCTGCGTATGCTTAACGGGGCCCATTCTGCACTGGCCTATCTGGGATATCTAAGCGGCCATAATACCGTGTCCGAAGCGGCGGCAGATCCGGTGCTGGCCACGTATTTGCGCCACCTGTGGCAGCGTGAAATCGCGCCAACGCTGATCGCACCGCCAGACACCGATCTGGACCACTATGCCGCAACCTTGCTGGAGCGGTTTGCGAACCCCGCAATTCAACATAAGACCTATCAGATCGCGATGGATGGCAGTCAAAAGCTTCCCCAACGTCTGTTAGGCACGATTCTGGACCGGTTGAATGACGGGCAGGATGCAGATGCGCTTTTGCTGGGCGTCGCCGGTTGGATGCGGTTTACAGGGGGTATCGACGAAGCGGGTACCCCGTTTGATGTACAAGACCCGCTTGCTCCAGCCTTGCGCGCTGCCCAATCCACTGATCCCGCGACGACCGTGCGCAATCTTTTGGCATTGGGCGAGATATTCGATGCCTCTTGCGCTGCGCGGATCGAACCTGTGCTCGTCCGACTGTATCAAGGGCTGTCAGATCATGGTGCCCGCCATATGATGTCTGCGCTGACCAGCTAA
- the kduI gene encoding 5-dehydro-4-deoxy-D-glucuronate isomerase yields the protein MTVNSETRYAIDPIAAKSMDTTALRENFHKSGLFREGEINLVYTHYDRLIFGAAVPGQTGLTLDHMAETGTAHFLDRREMAVLNIGGTGQVSVGGDTHTVAYGEILYIGKGAGPVTFSGAGRFYITSAPAHKTCPTRLVTPAQARRIEMGTPETASERVIVQFLHPDVCETCQLAMGYTQFQPGSVWNTMPAHTHDRRMEAYLYFDLPEEARVFHFMGRPDETRHLVIANEEVAISPPWSIHSGAGTAAYTFCWVMAGDNIDFTDMDMVAMQDLR from the coding sequence ATGACTGTTAATAGTGAAACCCGCTATGCCATTGACCCCATTGCGGCCAAAAGTATGGACACCACCGCCTTGCGTGAAAATTTCCACAAAAGCGGGCTGTTCAGAGAGGGCGAAATCAACCTTGTGTACACCCATTACGACCGCCTGATTTTTGGTGCTGCCGTGCCGGGACAGACCGGGCTGACGTTGGATCACATGGCAGAAACCGGCACGGCGCATTTTCTGGACCGGCGTGAAATGGCGGTTCTGAACATCGGGGGCACAGGGCAGGTTTCAGTGGGGGGCGACACCCACACCGTCGCATATGGCGAAATTCTGTACATCGGCAAGGGTGCCGGCCCTGTTACGTTTTCCGGTGCGGGCCGGTTTTACATTACCTCAGCACCTGCGCATAAAACCTGTCCTACCAGACTGGTGACACCTGCGCAGGCGCGCCGCATTGAAATGGGCACCCCTGAAACGGCAAGTGAACGGGTCATCGTCCAGTTCCTGCATCCCGACGTCTGTGAAACATGCCAGTTGGCGATGGGTTATACGCAGTTTCAGCCCGGTAGCGTCTGGAACACCATGCCCGCGCATACGCATGACCGACGGATGGAAGCATATTTGTATTTTGACCTCCCCGAAGAGGCGCGCGTCTTTCACTTTATGGGACGCCCTGACGAGACGCGTCACCTTGTTATCGCCAACGAAGAAGTCGCGATTTCACCGCCTTGGTCGATCCATTCGGGCGCCGGCACTGCGGCCTACACATTTTGCTGGGTGATGGCGGGGGACAACATTGATTTCACCGATATGGATATGGTCGCCATGCAAGATTTGCGGTGA
- a CDS encoding cupin domain-containing protein: MSDFPVVQASEGVLRQVLADHPDLMVVAFQFQTAGATGARHNHPHVQSTFVESGRFRFSIEDESFEIGPGDSFVIPSEAAHGCVCLEPGRLVDCFTPRRDDFL, encoded by the coding sequence ATGAGCGACTTTCCAGTTGTGCAAGCGAGTGAAGGCGTCTTGCGTCAGGTCTTGGCCGATCATCCGGACCTGATGGTCGTGGCTTTTCAATTCCAGACCGCCGGGGCAACCGGCGCGCGGCACAATCATCCCCATGTGCAATCCACCTTTGTCGAAAGCGGGCGGTTCCGGTTTTCGATCGAGGACGAAAGTTTTGAAATCGGGCCCGGCGACAGTTTTGTCATTCCCTCGGAGGCGGCGCACGGATGTGTCTGTCTTGAACCGGGCCGCCTTGTGGATTGCTTCACGCCGCGCCGTGATGATTTTCTTTAA
- a CDS encoding DUF1513 domain-containing protein yields MRTRRGFIASVLATAGLPALTWADVGGPSYLAAARARDGAFVLCGLTPTGQETFRIALPDRAHAGAPHPNYPEAVVFARRPGTFALVIDCVSGRVAQELMAPQGQHFTGHGVFAQDGETLFTGEISNATGAGSIGVWARAEGYRRVGQFASGGIGPHEILRLPEQDVLVVANGGIIAALDDKRTKLNIDEMRPNLTYVSATGEIIDQMTLPSELHKSSIRHLAVNGRGQVAFAMQWEGEAGASPSLVGLHQSGQAARLLDVPTAVSYQMAGYVGSIACAKDDGGIVVSCPKGNLLVLFSTTGDFITAVQRPDVCGLAAANGRFIATDGFGGISSVTDQGIRPLRQGKLAWDNHLIAI; encoded by the coding sequence GACGCGGCTTTATCGCTTCCGTTCTGGCAACGGCGGGCCTGCCTGCGCTGACATGGGCCGATGTGGGCGGTCCGTCTTACCTCGCGGCAGCGCGCGCCCGAGATGGCGCGTTTGTCCTGTGCGGGCTGACCCCGACCGGACAGGAAACTTTCCGCATCGCCTTGCCTGATCGCGCCCATGCCGGTGCGCCCCATCCGAACTATCCCGAAGCTGTGGTTTTTGCCCGCAGGCCCGGTACTTTTGCGCTTGTGATTGATTGTGTATCGGGGCGCGTTGCACAGGAGCTCATGGCACCGCAGGGGCAGCATTTCACAGGCCACGGGGTATTCGCACAAGACGGCGAGACCTTGTTTACCGGCGAAATCAGCAATGCGACCGGTGCAGGCAGCATCGGCGTTTGGGCGCGCGCTGAAGGCTACCGTCGGGTCGGACAATTTGCATCGGGCGGCATTGGTCCACATGAAATCCTGCGCCTACCAGAACAGGACGTTCTGGTTGTAGCGAACGGGGGAATTATTGCTGCGCTCGACGACAAACGCACCAAGTTGAACATTGACGAGATGCGGCCGAACCTGACCTATGTTTCCGCCACGGGCGAGATCATCGACCAAATGACCCTCCCGTCCGAGCTGCACAAAAGCTCTATCCGTCATTTGGCTGTCAATGGTCGCGGTCAGGTCGCTTTTGCAATGCAATGGGAGGGCGAGGCGGGTGCATCGCCGTCGCTTGTCGGGCTGCATCAAAGCGGGCAGGCTGCGCGTTTGCTGGATGTTCCGACAGCGGTTTCCTACCAGATGGCAGGCTACGTCGGCAGCATCGCCTGCGCCAAAGACGACGGCGGCATCGTGGTCAGCTGTCCAAAGGGCAATCTTTTGGTCCTATTCTCAACTACGGGCGATTTCATCACCGCGGTGCAAAGACCGGATGTATGCGGGCTGGCCGCCGCAAACGGGCGGTTCATCGCAACAGACGGGTTTGGCGGTATCAGTTCCGTGACCGACCAAGGAATCCGCCCCTTGCGGCAGGGAAAACTCGCTTGGGACAATCACCTGATCGCGATCTGA